In one window of Flavobacterium ginsengisoli DNA:
- a CDS encoding peptidylprolyl isomerase, translating into MAVLAKIRQRSALLIGVIALALFAFIIQDLFTRGTFGQSSKDVGSIDGKDISFEDFRVKVSNVEKSGQGITSTEVANRVWDQEVSIALLSSQFDKLGLRVGEKHILEVLKSDPNIGKNPMFLNAAGMFDVAKFKDYFKTNPEATQYISQKEKDAELNAKFQIYNTLIKSGLYTTASEGKLKYEMETNKVSFAYAVAPYSSIKDSEVKISDDEIVAYMKKNEKKFKADATREIQYVLVEDKASKEDEAEIKAKLTALLSGSVVYNAKTGKNDTLPGFKNATNVAEFVNANSDVPYDSTYVPKNALPAVDADKLFSLPAGAIYGPYVYGRYYAISKSLGFKAGVNAKASHILIGYEGSQTPNPKEKRTKEEAKAKAEEILAQVQANPDSFMMLAFTSSDDSSAQQGGDLGYFGPNQMVKPFNDFVFSNGIGKVGLVETPFGFHIIKITDKQDGIRLATIAQKIEPSEATSDKVFTLATKFEMDAC; encoded by the coding sequence ATGGCAGTTTTAGCAAAAATTAGACAGCGTTCCGCTTTATTGATAGGAGTTATTGCACTTGCATTATTTGCATTTATAATACAAGATCTATTTACAAGAGGAACATTTGGTCAAAGTTCAAAAGATGTAGGAAGCATCGATGGAAAAGATATTTCATTTGAAGACTTTAGAGTTAAAGTTAGTAATGTTGAAAAAAGTGGACAAGGAATAACTTCCACTGAAGTCGCAAACAGAGTTTGGGATCAAGAAGTTTCAATCGCTTTATTGTCATCTCAATTTGATAAATTAGGATTGAGAGTTGGTGAAAAACACATTTTAGAGGTTTTGAAATCAGATCCAAATATTGGTAAAAACCCAATGTTCTTAAATGCAGCAGGAATGTTTGATGTTGCTAAGTTTAAAGATTATTTTAAAACAAACCCAGAAGCAACACAATACATTTCTCAAAAAGAGAAAGATGCTGAATTGAATGCTAAGTTTCAAATCTATAATACTTTAATCAAATCAGGACTTTACACAACTGCTAGTGAAGGAAAATTAAAGTATGAAATGGAAACTAATAAAGTGAGTTTTGCATATGCAGTTGCTCCTTATTCTTCTATTAAAGATAGTGAAGTTAAAATCTCTGATGATGAGATTGTAGCTTACATGAAGAAAAACGAGAAAAAATTCAAAGCTGATGCTACTCGTGAGATTCAGTATGTTTTAGTTGAAGATAAAGCTTCTAAAGAAGATGAAGCTGAAATTAAAGCTAAATTGACTGCATTATTATCTGGAAGTGTTGTTTACAACGCAAAAACAGGTAAAAACGATACATTGCCAGGATTTAAAAACGCAACAAACGTTGCAGAATTTGTAAATGCAAATTCTGATGTTCCTTATGATTCTACTTACGTTCCTAAAAATGCATTGCCAGCGGTTGATGCTGACAAATTATTCAGCTTGCCAGCTGGAGCAATTTACGGACCATATGTTTACGGAAGATACTATGCAATTTCTAAATCTTTAGGATTTAAAGCTGGAGTTAATGCAAAAGCAAGTCATATCTTAATTGGATACGAAGGATCTCAAACTCCAAACCCAAAAGAGAAAAGAACTAAAGAAGAAGCTAAAGCTAAAGCTGAAGAAATCTTAGCTCAAGTTCAAGCTAATCCTGATAGCTTCATGATGTTAGCTTTTACAAGTTCTGATGATTCATCTGCACAACAAGGTGGTGATTTAGGATACTTTGGGCCAAACCAAATGGTAAAACCTTTCAATGATTTTGTATTCAGCAACGGAATTGGTAAAGTTGGTTTAGTAGAAACTCCTTTCGGATTTCACATTATCAAAATTACAGACAAACAAGACGGAATTCGTTTAGCTACAATTGCTCAAAAAATCGAGCCATCTGAAGCTACTTCTGATAAAGTATTTACGTTAGCAACTAAATTTGAAATGGATGCTTGCTAA
- the lptC gene encoding LPS export ABC transporter periplasmic protein LptC — MNLPKRYSLIVVTVIAVTMFFGCESNFKEVQKINFSEFVPASDADTVNIKYTDSGRITGVLISPKMLDYSNLDFPFTEFPKGIDVTLYDKRQKRTFIKGNYAVSYKNTGIIDLIGKVKITSEAGQILETEQLYFDQKNEWFYTERKFKLTDKKGVSHGQGIDFSKDFKVINSQRVTGEIESNEEL, encoded by the coding sequence ATGAATTTACCAAAAAGATATAGTCTAATAGTTGTCACAGTTATTGCTGTGACAATGTTTTTTGGATGCGAAAGTAATTTTAAAGAAGTTCAGAAAATTAACTTCTCAGAATTTGTCCCTGCCAGCGATGCCGATACTGTAAATATTAAATACACAGATTCCGGACGTATTACTGGTGTTTTGATAAGTCCGAAAATGTTAGATTATTCAAATCTTGATTTTCCGTTTACAGAATTTCCTAAAGGAATCGATGTTACTTTATATGATAAAAGACAAAAACGAACCTTTATAAAAGGTAATTATGCGGTTTCATATAAAAACACTGGGATTATTGATTTGATAGGAAAAGTAAAGATTACTTCAGAAGCTGGGCAGATTTTAGAAACAGAACAGTTATATTTCGATCAAAAAAACGAATGGTTTTATACAGAGAGAAAATTTAAATTGACCGATAAAAAAGGAGTTTCTCATGGTCAGGGAATAGATTTTAGCAAAGATTTTAAAGTGATCAATTCGCAGCGTGTAACGGGCGAAATTGAATCCAACGAAGAATTATAA